ATCTTGGAATGCAAGTACCGGTTTGGTAGAAAATGTTTTAGAGCTGCTGAAAAAACTCGATAATAATTAGCAATTTTTTCTGATTTATAAATTATTGTATCACTTTACTTTAAATCAAAAAAATCCTTTGTCCCAAATCACAATTAAATAATAAAATTTATATTTATTTGAGATTGTAATTCTGTTTAAGACTTAAATCGTGAAATTTCAAATAAACATAGAAGTGATTTATGAAAAAGTTTAAAATTGCAATGTTTTTAATGATATTATCGTTAAACATTCTGGGACAAAATCTAAAACCCGGTGATGGAATTAGAGTAAATTTTTATAACATCTCAGAACAAATTTCCGGCGATTATTTCATTCAAGATAACGGAAAAATTCATCTTCCCTATTTGGGTTTAATAAATTCCGTTGATTGTGAATTTAACGATTTAAGAACTGAAATTATTAATAAATATTCCGAAATTTATAAAAACCCCGAATTAAGTATTCAACCGCTTCACAGAGTTGATATTCTTGGCGAAGTTGGTAAACCGGGAGTTTATTATTTAACCGGATTTGAAACAATCTCTGATTTGCTTTCTTTAGCCGGCGGCGAAACTAGTGATTCAAATATTGATGAATTGTCGATAATAAGAAATGATTCTCAAATAGAAATTGATTTGGAAAAATTCTTGGAAGGGAAAAATAATTTAGCAGATATTGGTTTGGAATCCGGTGACAAAGTTTATGTTCCAAGAAAATGGTTGGTTGGAGTGAGAGATGCTTCTGTTATAATTTCCGGCGTTGCAGTTTTAGCAGCAATTGCAAGTTTATTCACACGATAAAATTTAGAGCATAAGGGTTATAAAATGAGCCGAAATAAATACATTAAAAAATCCGAGATTTCACTTAAAGAAATTTTTAGAATTTTTATGCAGAGAAAGTGGATTATACTTTCCTTTATTTTGCTGTCTTTACTTGCAGCTATAATTTACAACACTTTCAAAGATCCGGTTTACCAAAGTTCGGTTTTGCTTAAAAAGGAAATTCTTGCGGATCAAAATAACAATGACGTTATTAAAACAATTTTAAGCGGAAGAACACAAGATGAGCTTGAAACAGAAATGCAGTTGGTTCAAACTCGACAAGTTCTTAATTCGGTTATTGAAAAACTTTCTTTAAATATATTAATTACGAAAATTGTTGAACCGGATGGAAATGTAACAATTATTGATCTTCCTTTAACAGAATACAAACAAAATTATTCGTTAAATGAATATCCCACTTCTTTCCCAAAAATCAATGAATTAAATATTGGATTGAGAACCCATGAGGATGAATTCACGATTCTTGCAAAGAAGAATAATAATTTTGATGTATTGAATAAATACAGAGAAAGTGTAAGTTCAGACGGGAAAAAATATTCTAACCTTCCTCACTCCGAATGGAATATTAACATTGATTGGGGGAAAAATACTGCCGGATGTGAAATTCATTTTTCAACTTTAGATTACAATGAAGTTCTTGAAGATTTATATCAAAATATATCTACCGAAAAGAAAATTAAGACAAATATTTTTGAACTAATTACCAAATCAAATTATTCATTTACCACAAAAGAAATTGCAAATGTTCTTGCAGAAGAATACAAACAAAGCAGAGTTGAACTTCAAAAAGATAATGTAAAACATTCTTTTACTTTTATTGATGACAGATTAAAAGATGTTGCACACAATTTGGAAAATGCGGAAAATGAATTGAGTAATTTCAAATCGAAAGAAAAAATTGCACAAATTGATGAACAGTCCAGACAATTAGTTGAATTTTTAAGCAATTTGGAATCAGAAAAACTTAAAGCTGAACTTGATCTTGGAGTAAATAAAAATAAATTCAGAGATATTGAAAAACAAATTGAAGCCGAAGGATATGTTGACCAAACCTATTTAACTCCGGAACAATATACATCTTATGATACACCGTTTTTAAGTTTGATGAAAGAACTAACAAATACTGAATTGCAACGTCTTGAACTCTTGCAAAGAAGAACAGAACTTCATCCGGATGTAATTTTGCTTGATGAACAAATAAGCAGAATTAAAAGTGAATTAACGAAATATAATCATAACACTTTAACAGCATTAAAGATTATATCAAATTCACAGAAAAATAAATTAGAAAATATTAATAGTTTAATTTCCAAATATTCTATTGATTTGGAAAAATTACCCGAACAAGAAAGTACGTTAGCTGGTTTATTACGACAAAAAGAAGCTTATGAAAAAATGTACAATTTGCTTCTTGAAAAACGCGAAGAAATGAGAGTTGCAGAGCTTTCTAAACTTCAGGATATTGTAATTCTTGATAAAGCAATTGAGCCTATAAAACCAATTTCTCCAAATAAAAAATTGAATTTAGCATTGGCAAGTATGTTCGGTTTATTGCTTGGTTTAATTGGTGCGCTTGTTTTCCATTATAATGATAAAAAAATCAGCAGTATAGCGGATATTGAAAGAGAATATAATTTTCCAATTTTAAGTGTAATTCCGCCATATGATAAAGATTTAAAAAATCTCGTTTTAAGCACCGACAAAGTAAGCGATAAATTTGTAAGCATGATGGATGAAAAGTTCAGATTTAAGGAAGCGTACAGAACATTAGAAACTAAATTAAGTGCAAAAATTTCCGGTCAGCCTAAAAAAGTTATGATTACAAGTTGTGAAGAAAATGCCGGAAAAACAACTGCTTCCGCTAATTTAGCTATTACAATTGCTCAATCTGGGAAGAAAGTTTTATTGATTGATTGTGATATTAAAAAACCGAGTATCGCCAATTTATTTAGTCTGCCAAAATTCTCTTCGGGATTGGTTGATTATTTAACAGAAAAAACGGAAACACCAAATATTTATAAACCGATAAAATTAACAACAAATTCAAATCTGCTAATGAATATTGATGTTTTACCAACTGGAGTTTTCTCAAATATTTCCGGTGAAATTCTTGCTTCGGAAAGAATGAAAAAACTATTGAACAATTTAGATTCTTACGATTTTGTAATACTTGATACTCCGCCAATTGCAAGACTTTCAGATGCACTTTCGCTTGGAAGAATTGTGAAAGATACAGTTTTGGTAATTAGATCCGGACAAACTGAAAAAGAAAGCATAAGTTGGGCAATCAGTGAACTTCAGTCTGCAGATTTAAATTTCTTGGGCACATTAGTAAATGATTGCGAAGTGAAAGACAGCAGTTTGAAATATCAATATGGATATAACTACGGTAATTCATAAAAGAAAATCGGTAAAATGCTTAGTAGCGAAAAATTAAAAATATCAATATTATTATTTATTTCGTTTCTGTTATTTTATGCATTACAGATTCCAAATTATACATCCAAACCGGATGTAATAGTTTTTGCAATCAGATCATTAGCAGAAAAACCAATTACTGATTTTGCATATTTACCGCAAAATACACTTCTAAGCGGAAATGCTTTACCCAATTATCATTTGGGTCATACAATAATTTTATGGTTAGTTTATCAAATTGTTCCGCTTGATTATTCTGCAACAATTTGGACTTCAGGTTTTATCTCATCAATAAGCGGTGCATTAATCGTAGTTTTTACTTTTTTAATTTGGCTCACATTAGGTTTTAACAAAAAGAAATCTATTACAATTGCAATTGTTGTTGGTTTAATTCCAAGTTTTTGGGAACAGTCTGTAATTGGAGAAGTTTACGCACTTCAGTTTTTATTTATTTTACTTTTTGTATTCGCATTTATAAAAGATCATATTCTACTTTCGTCTTTGTTTTTTGCATATTCAAATTTAGTTTCGCCACTATCAGGATTGGCGTTTGGATTAATTTTTCTTAAAGGTTTTGATAAAAAAATAATTCAAAAATCAATTATTGTTGGTACGTTAGCTTTAATCATTTATGGTATTGTTTATGTATTAATTGGCGCAAATTTAATGGATCTTCTTAATCCGCTTTCAACAGAACCGGAAGGAAGAGGTGTATCTTATCGTTTCATTGCATTTGTATTTTTCATTATTCTGAATTTCAATTTCTTCTTATATCATTTAATTAAAGGAATGATATTTACCTTAAAAGATATCCGTAAAATTTCGCTTACACTAATTTTAGCAACAATTCCACAAATTTTATTAATATTTGCCGGAGCAACTTTTTTTATTGAATTAGGAAGTTTTCAACTCCCGGTTTTTTGGGCGCTTGCTTTCCCGCTTGGTTATTACATATCAAGCGTAAAAATTAACAAATATTATTTTGGTTTGGCTTTAATAATTGCAGTATCATTGTCATACACATTATGGATTCGTACAAATGTTGTGGTTGGAAAAGAGCGGGAAGATGCTGGTAAATGGTTAAGGATTAATGATCTAAATAACCTTACCGTTATTGGTCCGTGGAGTGTTGGAGTTAGTGTAATTAAAGGTAGAGACGGCAGCAATTTAAATGCACTTAAAAATTTCTACATAGAAAAATCATGTCCAAAAAATTGCGATATCGAAAAAACAAAAAAAGAAGAATTAATAATCGCGAGTGCAAAGAAAATTCCTTTAAGAGTGGCTCTAAGTAAACTAAAATTGGATGGATTGCAGATTGAAGAATACAATCCCATTAAAGAAATTACTACTGGAACTGTAAAGAAAATTTATGAAAATGAATCTGTAACATTATTTAAATGGGAAAAGTGATATAGATCGCATCATTTAAATTTAAAAACAACTTATTTGAAAGTAATAACTGCTGAATAAAATGAACAAAAAATACTCATATAATGAAAATACGGAAAAAGTAGTTTGGATTGATTTAGATAATTCGCCACACGTTCCTTTTTTTGCACCAATTATTTCCAAACTTCAAGAAGAAGGTTATACTGTAAGAATTTCAGCAAGAAATTATTCTCAAACAGTTGAGCTTGCGCAGCTTTACGGCCTTGATTTTACAGATATCGGCAAGCATCATGGGAAAAATAAATTTATAAAAGTTATTGGTTTAATTTATAGATCGCTTCAGCTCATTCCATTTATTCTTAAGAAAAAACCAACAATTGCAATTTCACATGGTTCACGCTCACAAATGTTAGCTGCACATCTTTTTAAAATTCCAATTGTTATTTTCTTAGATTATGAATTTGTTCAAACACTTCCATTCGTAAATCCGAAAGCAATGTTTTTCCCGAATATAATTTCAAAAGAACGTTTAGAAAAATTTAAATTAAGTGTTAAAACTTATCCCGGAATAAAAGAAGATATTTATGTACCGGGTTTCAAACCAGATGAATCAATAAAAAGATATTTTAGATTCAACTCAAATACAATTACAGTAATTTTACGTCCTCCGGCACATGAAGCACATTATCACAATCCGGAAAGCGATAAACTTTTTAACGAGGTAATTGATTTACTTGTAAATGTTGGTAATGTTCAGACAATAATTTTACCAAGGGATGATAAGCAGAAAGATTTAATTAAAAATCAATATGCAGAACATTTTGGTTCGTCAAAATTAATTATTCCGGATGATGTTGTTGATGCATTAAATTTAATGTGGTATTCCGATTTAGTAATAAGCGGCGGCGGAACAATGAATCGTGAAGCAGCAGCTTTGGGTGTTCCGGTTTATAGCATTTTCAGAGGGAAAATTGGAGACGTTGATAATTATCTAGCCAAAAACGGAAGACTTACTTTAATTGAAAATAAAGATGATGTAAAAGCAAAAATAAGATTGAAAAAAAGAATTAGACCAAATAAACCGGAAAATATTAATTCTCTTGCGTTACATTCAATTGTAAATGATCTTGAAAATCTCATTGAAGAAATTACTGGTGAGACTAAAACTGTTTCAATAGATGAGAATAATGAACAAATATTATCATTTCCAAAAAAACACAAAGTACAATAATCTGCTTTCAGAAATAGTTCAAATTTCCATTGCAAGTTTGGAAGAAATGTTTATTCCAAACAGAAATGAATTTGCTATGATGAAATCACTGCATAATAATTCTATCTCAATAGAAAATTCCAGTTCACGATACACTTTAATAAATTTAATAGGATTATTTAAAGCGAAGAATTATGGTTATCACACAAACCTTGATTTAAATGCGATTCTTAAATTTCAGATTGATAAAGCTGAAAGTCTTTCCGGCATTGGAGATTTGGGATTATTATTATGGGCAGTGAGTTTAATTTCACCTACAAATTCAACTCAACTTTTAACAAAAATTAATTTTAACGAATCATTAAATAATTACAAAGATGCAAAACTTGGTTATACAATGGAGCTTTCATGGTTTCTAACGGGATTGCTTTTTGCATCAACATTTAATGAAAAGTTTAAAAATTCTATAGATAATTTACCAAACAAAGTTTTTAAGAGAATAAGAAAAAATTATGACGGACATGGAATTTTCCAGCATGAAGATAAAAATAATATTGAAGGAAAATTAAGAGCAAATATTGGAACTTTCGCCGATCAGATTTATGCGATATACGCTTTATCTCTTTACTCACAACAAATGCATAGCGAAGAAGCATTATTAATTGCGAAAGAATGTGCACAAAAAATTTGCGAGCATCAAGGTGAAAACGGTGAATGGCAATGGCAATATAATTCAGAAAACGGCGAAATAATTAATCATTTCCCTATTTATTCCGTGCATCAAATTGCATTGGCGCCAATGGCTTTATTCTCAATTCAAATGGCAAGTGAAACAGATTTTTCAGCAAGTATTTTTAAGAGTTTAAATTGGCTTTTTGATAATCCAAAACTTTACAATACAATTATTGATAAAAATAATAATTCGGTTTGGAACAAAGTAACTCCCATAAAAAGTAATAAATTAGGTTCAATATTAAACTATTTTAAAATCAATTCATTTAGCAAATTCAAAAAACTAAAAGTAGATTTCGTAAGTAATTCTTATGATTATGGCTGGATACTTTATACTTTTGCCGGAAGAATCAGCTTTGAAAATAAAAAGGATTCTGAAAATAAAGTTTATAATAATTTACATGTTTTTGAATTAAATCAACAAAACAACTAAGTAAGTTTAAGTATTATAATCAAATGAAATCTAAATCATTCAGTAAAAATACAATGTATTATGCTATTGGAATTATCGCAACAAGGTTTACTACCTTTTTGTTAATTCCTTTATACACTGAATATTTATCGAAACAAGAATACGGATTGCTTGCAACTTTACTTTTTACCACGGAAATAATTATTACAATTAATGATGTTGGTATGCGTTCTGCATTTATGAGATTTTTCGCCGAATATCAAAGCAAAAATAAATTGCATGAATTAATTGGAAGTTCTGTTTTTATAAATACTTTTGTGGGAATTTTATTAGTCGGAATTTCATTACTTATTCCGGAAACATTTTTATCAGCATTATTTCAAATTGAAGTTTTAGAAAATGTAATTCTGCTTACAATTCTAGTGGGAATTTTTAGAACATTAAGTTTAAATATTCTTTCGTATTTCAGAGCTAGGAATCAAGGCAATCATTATATGATGATTAGTATAATTACATCAATAATCTTAATTATTTCCACTTGGTTAATTTTGAAATATTCTAATTTGGGAATTAACGGAGTTTTATATTCACAAATATTTTCATTCGGCATAAGTTGGTTATTTGTTCTGATATGGATTTACAT
The nucleotide sequence above comes from Ignavibacteriota bacterium. Encoded proteins:
- a CDS encoding polysaccharide biosynthesis/export family protein, yielding MKKFKIAMFLMILSLNILGQNLKPGDGIRVNFYNISEQISGDYFIQDNGKIHLPYLGLINSVDCEFNDLRTEIINKYSEIYKNPELSIQPLHRVDILGEVGKPGVYYLTGFETISDLLSLAGGETSDSNIDELSIIRNDSQIEIDLEKFLEGKNNLADIGLESGDKVYVPRKWLVGVRDASVIISGVAVLAAIASLFTR
- a CDS encoding polysaccharide biosynthesis tyrosine autokinase, giving the protein MSRNKYIKKSEISLKEIFRIFMQRKWIILSFILLSLLAAIIYNTFKDPVYQSSVLLKKEILADQNNNDVIKTILSGRTQDELETEMQLVQTRQVLNSVIEKLSLNILITKIVEPDGNVTIIDLPLTEYKQNYSLNEYPTSFPKINELNIGLRTHEDEFTILAKKNNNFDVLNKYRESVSSDGKKYSNLPHSEWNINIDWGKNTAGCEIHFSTLDYNEVLEDLYQNISTEKKIKTNIFELITKSNYSFTTKEIANVLAEEYKQSRVELQKDNVKHSFTFIDDRLKDVAHNLENAENELSNFKSKEKIAQIDEQSRQLVEFLSNLESEKLKAELDLGVNKNKFRDIEKQIEAEGYVDQTYLTPEQYTSYDTPFLSLMKELTNTELQRLELLQRRTELHPDVILLDEQISRIKSELTKYNHNTLTALKIISNSQKNKLENINSLISKYSIDLEKLPEQESTLAGLLRQKEAYEKMYNLLLEKREEMRVAELSKLQDIVILDKAIEPIKPISPNKKLNLALASMFGLLLGLIGALVFHYNDKKISSIADIEREYNFPILSVIPPYDKDLKNLVLSTDKVSDKFVSMMDEKFRFKEAYRTLETKLSAKISGQPKKVMITSCEENAGKTTASANLAITIAQSGKKVLLIDCDIKKPSIANLFSLPKFSSGLVDYLTEKTETPNIYKPIKLTTNSNLLMNIDVLPTGVFSNISGEILASERMKKLLNNLDSYDFVILDTPPIARLSDALSLGRIVKDTVLVIRSGQTEKESISWAISELQSADLNFLGTLVNDCEVKDSSLKYQYGYNYGNS
- a CDS encoding DUF354 domain-containing protein, whose translation is MNKKYSYNENTEKVVWIDLDNSPHVPFFAPIISKLQEEGYTVRISARNYSQTVELAQLYGLDFTDIGKHHGKNKFIKVIGLIYRSLQLIPFILKKKPTIAISHGSRSQMLAAHLFKIPIVIFLDYEFVQTLPFVNPKAMFFPNIISKERLEKFKLSVKTYPGIKEDIYVPGFKPDESIKRYFRFNSNTITVILRPPAHEAHYHNPESDKLFNEVIDLLVNVGNVQTIILPRDDKQKDLIKNQYAEHFGSSKLIIPDDVVDALNLMWYSDLVISGGGTMNREAAALGVPVYSIFRGKIGDVDNYLAKNGRLTLIENKDDVKAKIRLKKRIRPNKPENINSLALHSIVNDLENLIEEITGETKTVSIDENNEQILSFPKKHKVQ